In one Massilia endophytica genomic region, the following are encoded:
- a CDS encoding LysR family transcriptional regulator codes for MSPTVRQMRALVAVARTGSFTLAAELLHLTQSALSGQVKELEQLLGVKVLERNTRRVQLSEVGRELYPLFDKMLQDLDGAMADIASRKALNKGTVRIAAPQMLSCTLLPEAMAAYRAVWPKVQLRLVDCPVDNVAGRVFSGEVDVGIGPERDALAEIDAALLFEMPFVAVFPPGHALAAKKSVRWADMNDHPFIALQGQFTERLLREMRQPLNPQNEVTFMTTALAMVSAGLGVTACLPYAEPMVKRYGLEMRPLAAPELTRKFFVYTKTSRSPSPAAQSFIDFLGGFVKAQGTL; via the coding sequence ATGAGTCCAACCGTCCGCCAGATGCGCGCCCTCGTGGCAGTGGCCCGTACCGGCAGTTTCACCCTCGCGGCCGAGCTGCTGCACCTCACGCAGTCGGCGCTCAGCGGCCAGGTGAAGGAGCTGGAACAGCTGCTGGGCGTGAAGGTCCTGGAGCGCAATACGCGGCGGGTGCAGCTCTCCGAAGTGGGCCGCGAGCTCTATCCCCTGTTCGACAAGATGCTGCAGGACCTGGACGGCGCCATGGCCGATATCGCCAGCCGCAAGGCGCTCAACAAGGGCACCGTGCGCATCGCCGCGCCGCAAATGCTGTCCTGCACCCTGCTGCCGGAAGCCATGGCGGCCTACCGCGCCGTCTGGCCAAAGGTGCAGCTGCGGCTCGTGGACTGCCCGGTGGACAATGTGGCGGGCCGCGTGTTCAGCGGCGAAGTGGACGTGGGCATCGGGCCGGAGCGCGATGCGCTGGCCGAGATCGACGCGGCGCTGCTCTTCGAAATGCCCTTCGTGGCCGTTTTCCCGCCAGGCCATGCGCTGGCGGCGAAGAAGAGCGTGCGCTGGGCGGACATGAACGACCATCCCTTCATCGCCCTGCAGGGCCAGTTCACAGAGCGCCTGCTGCGCGAAATGCGCCAGCCGCTCAATCCCCAGAACGAGGTGACCTTCATGACGACGGCGCTGGCCATGGTGAGCGCGGGACTCGGAGTGACGGCCTGCCTGCCGTATGCGGAGCCGATGGTGAAACGCTACGGACTCGAAATGCGTCCGCTTGCGGCGCCGGAGCTGACGCGCAAGTTCTTCGTCTACACCAAGACGTCGCGCTCGCCCTCTCCCGCCGCGCAAAGCTTCATCGACTTCCTGGGCGGATTCGTGAAAGCGCAAGGAACCCTATAA
- a CDS encoding gamma-glutamylcyclotransferase, which yields MSHNTIEINRAMDKFDGHHSVWLFGYGSLIYKADFPFIERRPASIEGWTRRFWQGSHDHRGTPEAPGRVATIVPQPGAVCHGMAYLVTPEEFAHLDHREKNGYLRLAIDIHFDGGGSEEGLVYIAKEDNAAFLGAASEEEIAAHIAQAAGPSGPNAEYLLQLAEALRAMGHHDEHVFAIERHLARLRP from the coding sequence ATGTCCCACAACACCATCGAGATCAACCGGGCGATGGACAAATTCGACGGCCACCACAGCGTGTGGCTGTTCGGCTACGGTTCGCTGATCTACAAGGCGGATTTCCCCTTCATCGAACGCCGCCCCGCCAGCATCGAGGGCTGGACGCGACGCTTCTGGCAAGGCTCGCACGACCATCGCGGAACACCCGAAGCGCCGGGGCGCGTGGCCACCATCGTGCCCCAGCCCGGAGCCGTCTGCCACGGCATGGCCTATCTGGTAACGCCAGAGGAGTTCGCGCACCTGGACCATCGCGAGAAGAACGGCTACCTGCGCCTGGCCATCGACATCCACTTCGACGGCGGGGGCAGCGAAGAAGGCCTGGTCTATATCGCAAAAGAAGATAACGCCGCCTTCCTCGGCGCGGCGAGCGAAGAGGAGATTGCCGCCCACATCGCGCAGGCGGCTGGACCCAGCGGGCCGAATGCGGAATACCTGCTGCAGCTTGCGGAGGCGCTGCGCGCGATGGGCCATCACGACGAACATGTATTCGCCATTGAGCGCCATCTCGCGCGGCTGCGCCCTTAA
- a CDS encoding MBL fold metallo-hydrolase yields the protein MKITQLRNATAIISIGAMRILVDPMLAPKGALPPLRLLGERVRNPLVELPPSAETELETVTHCLITHCQKGHFDHLDRAAKRWLREKQIPVICTPHDAQHLRQRGLNVQPLPEHHAAPQPFFGGTIRTVRCTHGRGMVGLLMEHGVGYFIEMPGEPSLYLSGDTILTDTVRSFIAHHQPDVAVIPAGGAKFDLGHEIIMDAEEVLEFCRGFGGITVANHLEALGHCPVTRAQLASAARHAGLGSRLLIPADGETLEFSAVQAAA from the coding sequence ATGAAAATCACTCAGCTACGCAACGCCACCGCCATCATCAGCATTGGCGCCATGCGCATCCTTGTCGATCCCATGCTGGCCCCCAAGGGCGCGCTGCCGCCATTGCGGCTGCTGGGGGAACGGGTACGCAACCCGCTGGTCGAACTGCCGCCGTCGGCCGAGACCGAGCTGGAGACCGTCACGCACTGCCTCATCACCCACTGCCAGAAAGGCCACTTCGACCACCTGGACCGCGCCGCCAAGCGCTGGCTGCGCGAGAAGCAGATTCCCGTCATCTGCACGCCGCACGATGCGCAGCACCTGCGCCAGCGCGGCCTGAACGTGCAGCCGCTGCCGGAGCACCATGCGGCGCCGCAGCCCTTCTTCGGCGGAACGATCAGGACGGTGCGCTGCACGCACGGGCGGGGCATGGTGGGCCTGCTGATGGAGCACGGGGTGGGCTATTTCATCGAAATGCCGGGGGAACCAAGCCTCTACCTCTCCGGCGACACCATCCTGACCGATACCGTGCGCAGTTTCATCGCGCATCACCAGCCCGATGTGGCGGTGATTCCTGCAGGCGGCGCGAAGTTCGACCTGGGCCACGAAATCATCATGGACGCGGAGGAGGTACTGGAGTTTTGCCGCGGTTTCGGCGGCATTACGGTGGCGAACCACCTGGAAGCGCTCGGGCATTGCCCGGTGACGCGCGCGCAGCTTGCATCGGCCGCGCGGCATGCGGGCCTTGGCAGCCGCCTGCTGATCCCCGCGGACGGCGAAACCCTGGAGTTCAGCGCGGTACAGGCTGCCGCTTAA
- a CDS encoding GlxA family transcriptional regulator produces MASKPFRVALLLYPGCMPAGLFAFADLLHAANRRSGKPVFEPVFAGLQEGLVECAHGQALRAASAIREAAPDAVLVPGFWGESTRQVEVAVAQNSALIRALAELPRAVGIWSYCTGVCIAAATGRMNGQAATVTWWLADLARLRFPKVRWQTESTDVWHERNASASGVNGYLPIAQAAIEKRLNADAYRELAKLMVLPRPERRHHAFRTMNLIEQPNRLLRQLHAVAERLPASDLTLKRLAQELNTTERTLARKVAAATGQPVASYVRCLKLNQVSERLIHTSLPASSISAELGFSSDSGMRRMFKELTSLTPAQYRQAFGQA; encoded by the coding sequence ATGGCATCGAAACCCTTCCGCGTCGCACTCCTGCTCTATCCCGGCTGCATGCCGGCCGGGCTGTTCGCCTTCGCCGATCTGCTGCATGCCGCAAACCGGCGGTCCGGCAAGCCGGTGTTCGAACCGGTCTTTGCGGGTTTGCAGGAAGGCCTTGTGGAATGCGCCCATGGCCAGGCTCTGCGCGCGGCCAGTGCGATCCGCGAGGCGGCGCCGGACGCCGTGCTGGTTCCGGGATTCTGGGGCGAGTCCACGCGCCAGGTGGAGGTGGCGGTGGCACAGAACAGCGCTTTGATCCGCGCGCTGGCGGAGCTGCCGAGGGCCGTGGGCATCTGGAGCTACTGCACAGGCGTCTGCATCGCCGCGGCTACCGGACGCATGAACGGACAGGCTGCTACCGTGACGTGGTGGCTGGCGGATCTCGCGCGCCTGCGCTTTCCGAAGGTGCGCTGGCAAACCGAGAGCACGGATGTGTGGCACGAGCGGAACGCCTCTGCATCGGGCGTGAACGGTTATCTGCCGATTGCGCAGGCGGCCATCGAAAAACGCCTGAATGCAGACGCTTACCGCGAACTGGCGAAGCTGATGGTGCTGCCGCGGCCGGAACGCAGGCATCACGCCTTCCGCACCATGAACCTGATCGAACAGCCGAACCGGCTGCTGCGCCAGCTGCACGCCGTTGCCGAGCGGCTGCCCGCGTCGGACCTCACGCTGAAGCGGCTGGCGCAGGAACTGAATACCACCGAGCGGACGCTGGCCCGCAAGGTCGCTGCCGCAACCGGCCAGCCGGTGGCCAGCTATGTGCGTTGCCTGAAACTGAACCAGGTCAGCGAACGCCTGATCCACACCTCCCTGCCCGCCAGCAGCATCAGCGCAGAGCTGGGCTTCAGCAGCGATTCGGGCATGCGCCGCATGTTCAAGGAGCTGACGTCCCTCACACCAGCCCAGTACCGCCAGGCTTTCGGCCAGGCCTAG
- a CDS encoding PA0069 family radical SAM protein, protein MQDQEFEGQVMLPPKPLNAQKGRGAVSNLQGRYEVHEREDYDDGWEREEEAPRIFRTHVTEEMARTILSRNQSPDIPFGVSLNPYRGCEHGCIYCFARPTHSYLGLSPGLDFESKLYAKVNAPELLRGELAKAGYKPEPIALGVNTDAYQPCERDYKLTRRVLEVLQECDHPVGLITKSSLIERDLDILAPMAAKRLAAASVTLTTLDPAIARTLEPRAAAPSRRLRTIRTLTDAGIPVGVSIAPIIPFVTEPDIERVMEAAFEAGAIMASYVVLRLPWEVSPLFKEWLEAHFPDRAARVMNRVRDMRGGKDYDATFGSRMHGEGVWADLIRQRVDKSVQRLGMHGRGLRFKQLDCTIFKRPVVVPPRAAKTRASSSGQLDLF, encoded by the coding sequence ATGCAGGACCAAGAATTCGAAGGGCAGGTGATGTTGCCGCCCAAGCCGCTCAATGCACAGAAGGGGCGCGGCGCCGTCTCCAATCTGCAGGGGCGCTACGAGGTGCATGAGCGCGAAGACTACGACGATGGCTGGGAGCGTGAGGAAGAAGCGCCCCGCATCTTCCGCACGCACGTTACCGAAGAGATGGCGCGCACGATCCTGAGCCGCAACCAGTCGCCGGACATTCCTTTCGGCGTGTCGCTCAACCCCTACCGCGGCTGCGAGCATGGCTGCATCTACTGCTTCGCCCGGCCCACGCACAGCTACCTGGGTCTCTCGCCCGGACTGGATTTCGAGAGCAAGCTGTATGCGAAGGTCAATGCGCCCGAGCTGCTGCGCGGTGAGCTGGCAAAGGCGGGCTACAAGCCCGAGCCCATTGCGCTCGGCGTGAATACGGACGCCTACCAGCCCTGTGAGCGCGACTACAAGCTTACCCGGCGGGTGCTGGAAGTGCTGCAGGAATGCGACCATCCGGTCGGCCTGATCACCAAGTCTTCGCTCATCGAGCGCGACCTGGACATTCTTGCACCCATGGCGGCAAAGCGGCTGGCAGCGGCTTCCGTCACCCTGACCACGCTCGACCCGGCTATCGCGCGCACGCTGGAACCCCGTGCCGCGGCGCCGTCGCGCCGCTTGCGCACCATCCGCACGCTGACCGATGCTGGCATTCCTGTTGGCGTGAGCATTGCCCCCATCATTCCCTTCGTGACGGAGCCGGACATCGAACGCGTGATGGAAGCGGCCTTTGAGGCAGGCGCCATCATGGCGAGCTACGTGGTGCTGCGCCTGCCCTGGGAAGTGAGCCCCCTGTTCAAGGAATGGCTGGAAGCGCACTTCCCCGACCGTGCGGCCCGCGTGATGAACCGCGTGCGCGACATGCGCGGCGGGAAGGACTACGACGCCACCTTCGGCAGCCGCATGCACGGCGAGGGCGTATGGGCGGACCTGATACGCCAGCGCGTGGACAAGTCCGTGCAGCGCCTGGGCATGCACGGCCGCGGCCTGCGCTTCAAGCAACTGGACTGCACCATCTTCAAACGTCCCGTCGTGGTGCCGCCCCGCGCCGCCAAAACCCGCGCTTCTTCCTCCGGCCAGCTCGATCTCTTCTAG
- a CDS encoding DUF2760 domain-containing protein: MSKTTTLPSFWSRIPLAFGAFFKTLGDAEFAARIQQPAAAPVPAPAPAPAPAPAPLREATPDAALQLLSLFQREARLIDFTQENLGAYSDADIGAAARVVHEGCAKVLREHFTIEPVRSEAEGSRIILPEGFDAASVRLTGNVVGKAPFTGSLSHRGWRASSVRLPKLAETHDAKVLAPAEVEL; encoded by the coding sequence ATGAGCAAAACGACCACTCTGCCATCCTTCTGGAGCAGGATTCCCCTCGCCTTTGGCGCCTTTTTCAAGACCCTGGGCGATGCCGAATTCGCCGCCCGCATCCAGCAGCCCGCCGCCGCACCTGTGCCAGCGCCCGCCCCAGCGCCTGCGCCAGCGCCCGCCCCGCTGCGCGAAGCCACGCCCGATGCCGCGCTCCAGCTTCTGAGCCTGTTCCAGCGCGAAGCGCGCCTGATCGATTTCACTCAGGAGAACCTGGGCGCCTATTCGGATGCTGACATCGGCGCCGCCGCGCGCGTCGTGCATGAAGGCTGCGCGAAGGTGCTGCGCGAGCATTTCACCATCGAGCCGGTGCGCAGCGAAGCGGAGGGCAGCCGCATCATCCTGCCGGAAGGCTTCGACGCGGCCTCCGTACGCCTGACCGGGAACGTGGTCGGCAAGGCGCCGTTCACCGGGTCCCTGAGCCACCGCGGCTGGCGCGCGAGCAGCGTGCGCCTGCCCAAGCTGGCCGAGACGCATGATGCAAAGGTCCTCGCTCCCGCCGAGGTGGAACTGTGA
- a CDS encoding Hsp70 family protein yields the protein MSEPRYAIGIDLGTTHSALSYVDLGGSEGENTVQKVLPVPQLTAPGTVEELPLLPSFLYLPHADELAPGDLALPWSASENSAVGEMARSRGATTPIRLVSSAKSWLCHPGVDRRAAILPSDAPDEVPRVSPLAASARYLEHLRRAWDAAHPEAPFAQQSVTVTIPASFDPGARELTAEAALAAGYQGLTLLEEPQAALYSWIQGSEGRWRKDVKPGDIILVVDVGGGTSDFSLIAIAERDGKLEPHRVAVGDHILLGGDNMDLALAHLVSRKLAANSTQLDAWQMRALTYGCRSAKEQLLADASAESCPIVIPSRGSKLIGGSIRTELTRAEVSAFITDGFFPQVDSSARPAVRARAGLTQLGLPYAQDAAITRHLAAFLARQVGATGELPGFTPNPAHSFLHPSAVLFNGGVFKSQLLSQRVMDTLNGWLATEGTPPARMLAGADLDLAVARGAAYYSYVRRGAGVRIRGGTARSYYVGVESAMPAIPGMAPPIEALCVAPFGMEEGSELELPGQEFGLVVGEPVHFRFFGSSVRRQDQIGQVLDSWSGDELTEMNEIQATLSPEGRQPGEVVQVRLHARATEAGTLELLAVASGGQRWKVEFDVRNAEGA from the coding sequence GTGAGCGAGCCGCGCTACGCCATCGGCATCGACCTTGGCACCACGCACAGCGCGCTGTCGTACGTGGACCTTGGCGGCAGCGAAGGCGAGAACACCGTACAGAAAGTGCTGCCCGTGCCGCAGTTGACGGCGCCGGGCACTGTCGAAGAACTGCCGCTCCTGCCATCCTTCCTCTATCTGCCGCATGCGGACGAATTGGCGCCGGGCGACCTCGCCCTGCCCTGGAGCGCGAGCGAAAATTCGGCGGTGGGCGAGATGGCGCGCAGCCGTGGCGCCACCACGCCTATCCGCCTTGTGTCCAGCGCCAAAAGCTGGCTGTGCCACCCCGGCGTGGACCGCCGCGCGGCCATCCTCCCCAGCGATGCGCCGGACGAGGTGCCGCGCGTATCTCCGCTGGCGGCGTCGGCCCGCTACCTCGAGCACCTGCGCCGCGCGTGGGATGCCGCGCATCCCGAAGCGCCTTTCGCGCAGCAGTCCGTCACGGTGACCATCCCCGCCTCCTTCGATCCGGGCGCGCGCGAGCTCACGGCGGAAGCCGCGCTGGCGGCGGGCTATCAGGGCCTGACCCTGCTGGAGGAGCCGCAGGCGGCGCTCTACAGCTGGATCCAGGGCAGCGAAGGCCGCTGGCGCAAGGACGTGAAGCCGGGCGACATCATTCTGGTGGTGGACGTCGGTGGCGGCACGAGCGACTTCTCGCTCATCGCCATCGCCGAGCGCGACGGCAAGCTGGAGCCGCACCGCGTGGCCGTGGGCGACCATATCCTGCTGGGCGGCGACAATATGGACCTGGCGCTGGCCCACCTGGTATCGCGCAAGCTGGCCGCCAACAGCACCCAGCTCGATGCCTGGCAGATGCGCGCCCTCACCTACGGCTGCCGCAGCGCCAAGGAACAACTGCTGGCCGATGCCAGCGCCGAGAGCTGCCCCATCGTGATCCCGAGCCGCGGCTCGAAGCTGATCGGCGGTTCGATCCGCACCGAGCTGACGCGCGCGGAGGTCTCGGCCTTCATCACCGATGGGTTCTTCCCCCAGGTGGATTCTTCCGCCCGCCCCGCCGTGCGCGCCCGCGCGGGCCTGACACAGCTTGGCCTGCCCTATGCGCAGGACGCGGCGATCACGCGCCACCTCGCCGCCTTCCTGGCGCGCCAGGTGGGTGCTACGGGCGAGCTGCCGGGTTTCACGCCGAACCCCGCACACAGCTTCCTGCATCCAAGCGCAGTGCTGTTCAACGGCGGCGTGTTCAAGTCGCAGCTGCTGTCGCAGCGCGTGATGGACACGCTGAACGGCTGGCTCGCCACCGAAGGCACGCCGCCTGCGCGCATGCTGGCCGGGGCCGACCTCGATCTGGCGGTGGCGCGCGGCGCGGCCTATTACAGCTATGTGCGGCGCGGCGCCGGGGTGCGCATCCGCGGCGGCACCGCCCGCTCCTACTACGTGGGAGTGGAATCCGCCATGCCTGCGATTCCGGGCATGGCCCCTCCCATCGAGGCACTGTGCGTTGCTCCATTCGGCATGGAAGAAGGCAGCGAATTGGAACTGCCCGGCCAGGAATTCGGCCTGGTGGTGGGCGAACCCGTGCACTTCCGCTTCTTCGGCTCCTCCGTACGGCGCCAGGACCAGATCGGCCAGGTGCTCGACTCCTGGAGCGGCGATGAGCTGACGGAGATGAACGAGATCCAGGCCACGCTGTCGCCGGAAGGCCGGCAGCCGGGCGAGGTGGTGCAGGTGCGCCTGCATGCGCGCGCCACCGAAGCCGGAACGCTGGAGCTGCTGGCCGTGGCCAGCGGCGGCCAGCGCTGGAAAGTGGAATTCGACGTGCGCAACGCCGAAGGAGCATGA
- a CDS encoding Hsp70 family protein, with product MKRYLVGIDLGTTNTVLAWLAPGGDAVQLMEIEQLSAPGEVSPFTLLPSSRYHPAEGELAAAELQLPWPPGDPAGMPHAVIGSLARKLGAQSPGRMVASAKSWLSHPGVDRTAPILPWGADEGVPKISPVAASASYLAYLRSAWNARFPSFPLEQQEIVLTVPASFDEGARALTLEAARMAGLPQLRLLEEPQAALYDWLLRHRDSLAAELADSRLVLVADVGGGTTDFSLVKVELEHGEPVLTRIGVGNHLILGGDNMDLALARLAESRLGTPEGGRLSAGRLAQLIERCRSAKEQLLAADAPDQLTVTLLGAGSRLIGGSRSATLSREEVQQIVTEGFFPLNPEQQQPQRARAAIVEFGLPYASDPAITRHLAAFLRQHAAASRAALGVGDDGRLPVPDTLLLNGGVFHAAALAQRLADTLAGWRGTPLRILHNESPDVAVARGAVAYSLARGGLAPAIAGGSPRSYFLLLDTEKPPGIKRRAVCILPRGTAPGRELRLDGRSFALRVGRPVRFHLLSSTADEGLPPAAGDLLELDPADYVRLPPVAMVLREEGNANALKEIPVQLAASLSEVGTLEIHCVAEAQRWLLEFQLRGADEEEAQEETAPPRFDDAVEKIERVFGTRAQQVDPKEVRQLRAQLEQLLGSRERWATPLLRHLFDALMQRAKGRRRSAEHERVWLNLAGYCLRPGFGAALDDWRIGQLWALFETGVQYHKDSQVCAEWWTLWRRVSGGLGTEAQLRLLDDFAFNLQADAQERGRRPVTLVNGSEEDMLRLGASLERIPSAYKAEIGDWMLQQILGIPKRPARDAAKAAGAYARYLWALGRVGARQPFHGSAHEVAPIAAVERWLGELLQLDWRKIEPAGFAAAHLARMTGDRSRDIGGALRESVIAKLSAASAPPSWAAMVREAGQLDQASEQRMLGDALPPGLKLIR from the coding sequence ATGAAGCGCTACCTCGTCGGCATCGACCTGGGCACCACGAACACGGTGCTCGCCTGGCTTGCGCCCGGCGGCGATGCGGTCCAGCTGATGGAGATCGAGCAGCTCAGCGCACCGGGTGAAGTCAGCCCGTTCACGCTGCTGCCCTCCTCCCGCTACCATCCCGCGGAGGGCGAACTGGCCGCAGCGGAGCTGCAGCTCCCCTGGCCGCCCGGCGATCCCGCCGGGATGCCGCATGCCGTGATCGGCAGCCTCGCGCGCAAGCTGGGTGCGCAGTCGCCCGGGCGCATGGTGGCGAGCGCCAAGAGCTGGCTGTCGCATCCGGGCGTGGACCGCACGGCGCCCATCCTGCCCTGGGGGGCGGATGAAGGTGTCCCCAAAATCTCTCCCGTCGCCGCCAGCGCAAGCTACCTCGCCTATCTGCGCTCGGCATGGAATGCCCGCTTTCCCTCCTTCCCGCTGGAACAGCAGGAGATCGTGCTTACCGTTCCCGCCTCCTTCGACGAAGGAGCGCGCGCGCTGACGCTCGAAGCGGCGCGCATGGCAGGCCTGCCGCAACTGCGGCTGCTGGAAGAACCTCAGGCCGCCCTCTACGACTGGCTGCTGAGGCATCGCGACTCCCTGGCCGCGGAACTGGCGGACAGCCGCCTGGTGCTCGTCGCCGACGTGGGCGGCGGCACCACCGACTTCAGCCTCGTGAAGGTGGAGCTGGAACACGGCGAACCGGTGCTCACGCGCATCGGCGTCGGCAATCACCTGATCCTCGGCGGCGACAATATGGACCTTGCCCTCGCGCGGCTGGCCGAATCGCGCCTCGGCACGCCGGAAGGCGGCAGGCTGTCCGCAGGCAGGCTGGCGCAGCTTATCGAACGCTGCCGCTCGGCCAAGGAGCAGCTGCTGGCGGCGGATGCGCCGGACCAGCTTACCGTCACCCTTCTGGGCGCGGGCTCGCGCCTGATCGGCGGCAGCCGCTCCGCCACACTGTCGCGCGAGGAAGTGCAGCAGATCGTGACGGAGGGGTTCTTCCCCCTGAACCCCGAACAGCAGCAGCCGCAGCGTGCACGAGCGGCCATCGTGGAATTCGGCCTTCCCTACGCGAGCGATCCCGCCATCACGCGGCACCTGGCGGCTTTCCTGCGCCAGCACGCCGCCGCCTCGCGTGCCGCGCTGGGTGTCGGCGATGACGGCCGTCTGCCGGTGCCGGATACGCTGCTCCTGAACGGCGGCGTCTTCCACGCCGCGGCCCTCGCCCAAAGGCTCGCCGATACGCTCGCCGGCTGGCGCGGCACGCCGCTGCGCATCCTGCACAACGAGAGTCCCGACGTGGCGGTGGCGCGCGGCGCCGTCGCTTACTCGCTCGCGCGGGGCGGGCTTGCGCCTGCCATTGCCGGCGGATCGCCGCGCAGCTACTTCCTGCTGCTGGACACGGAAAAGCCGCCGGGCATCAAGCGCCGCGCCGTTTGCATTCTTCCACGCGGAACCGCGCCCGGGCGCGAACTGCGGCTGGATGGGCGCAGCTTTGCGCTGCGCGTGGGACGCCCGGTGCGGTTCCATCTCCTGTCTTCCACGGCCGACGAGGGCCTCCCTCCAGCCGCGGGCGACCTGCTGGAGCTCGATCCGGCCGATTACGTGCGCCTGCCGCCCGTGGCCATGGTGCTGCGCGAAGAAGGCAATGCAAACGCCCTCAAGGAAATCCCCGTGCAGCTTGCGGCAAGCCTGAGCGAGGTGGGCACCCTGGAAATTCACTGCGTGGCCGAGGCGCAGCGCTGGCTGCTCGAATTCCAGCTGCGCGGCGCAGACGAAGAAGAGGCGCAAGAAGAGACTGCGCCGCCGCGCTTCGACGACGCGGTGGAAAAGATCGAGCGCGTCTTTGGAACGCGCGCGCAGCAGGTCGATCCAAAAGAGGTGCGCCAGCTGCGCGCCCAGCTCGAGCAGCTGCTCGGCAGCCGCGAACGCTGGGCCACCCCGCTCCTGCGCCACCTGTTCGATGCACTGATGCAGCGGGCGAAAGGCCGCCGCCGATCCGCCGAGCATGAGCGGGTGTGGCTGAACCTTGCGGGCTACTGCCTGCGCCCGGGTTTTGGCGCAGCGCTCGACGACTGGCGCATCGGCCAGCTGTGGGCATTGTTCGAGACCGGCGTGCAGTATCACAAGGACAGCCAGGTCTGCGCGGAATGGTGGACGCTGTGGCGGCGCGTATCGGGCGGGCTGGGGACGGAGGCGCAGCTTCGCCTGCTGGACGACTTTGCCTTCAACCTGCAGGCGGATGCGCAGGAACGCGGCCGCAGGCCCGTCACGCTCGTCAACGGCAGCGAAGAGGACATGCTGCGGCTCGGCGCATCCCTGGAGCGCATTCCTTCCGCTTACAAGGCCGAGATCGGGGACTGGATGCTGCAGCAGATCCTCGGCATTCCGAAGCGCCCAGCGCGCGACGCGGCAAAAGCGGCCGGCGCGTACGCACGATACCTGTGGGCACTGGGCCGCGTCGGTGCTCGCCAGCCCTTCCATGGCAGCGCGCACGAAGTGGCGCCCATCGCAGCGGTGGAGCGCTGGCTCGGCGAGCTGCTGCAGCTGGACTGGCGCAAGATCGAACCCGCCGGTTTCGCAGCCGCCCACCTTGCGCGCATGACGGGCGACCGTTCGCGCGATATCGGCGGCGCCCTGCGCGAAAGCGTGATCGCAAAACTATCCGCTGCGAGCGCTCCGCCGTCCTGGGCCGCCATGGTGCGCGAAGCGGGCCAGCTGGATCAGGCCAGCGAGCAGCGCATGCTGGGCGACGCGCTGCCTCCTGGCCTCAAGCTGATTCGCTGA
- a CDS encoding tRNA-uridine aminocarboxypropyltransferase, with protein sequence MTSQRPACATCLRAQSACICSLVQPVSSRARVLVLQHPLEVANAKNSARLLHLCLPNSELHVGERFEDAGLAAMLDGRRAVLLYPDIAGVAAPPALDEAWLSVAESILLVVLDATWRKSRKMLYLNPRLQALPRLALREIGESRYAIRKAHAPGQLSTMEAAAHALAQLEGEGFSPLLGAFEGFVKLQQALAAQGAALRAAAVSESA encoded by the coding sequence ATGACTTCGCAACGTCCCGCCTGCGCCACCTGCCTGCGCGCGCAAAGCGCCTGTATCTGCTCCCTGGTGCAGCCGGTCTCCAGCCGCGCCAGGGTGCTGGTTCTCCAGCATCCGCTTGAAGTGGCGAATGCCAAGAACAGCGCGCGCCTGCTGCATCTCTGCCTTCCGAACAGCGAGCTGCATGTGGGCGAGCGCTTCGAAGACGCCGGACTGGCGGCCATGCTGGATGGCCGCAGGGCCGTTCTTCTCTATCCCGATATTGCCGGAGTGGCAGCGCCGCCAGCGCTGGATGAGGCGTGGCTTTCCGTCGCCGAATCCATTCTGCTGGTCGTGCTGGACGCCACGTGGCGCAAGAGCCGCAAGATGCTGTACCTGAACCCGCGCCTGCAGGCCTTGCCGCGCCTGGCGCTGCGCGAGATTGGCGAATCCCGCTACGCAATACGCAAGGCGCATGCGCCAGGCCAGCTTTCGACCATGGAAGCAGCCGCCCATGCGCTGGCGCAGCTGGAAGGAGAAGGTTTCTCGCCGCTGCTCGGAGCCTTCGAAGGTTTCGTGAAGCTGCAGCAGGCGCTGGCCGCGCAGGGCGCCGCCCTGCGCGCCGCGGCGGTCAGCGAATCAGCTTGA